One region of Brachyspira hampsonii genomic DNA includes:
- a CDS encoding peptide ABC transporter substrate-binding protein — MLTKYYIYIIILMSVIISCTKMEESITDSPPSGKYFSLLINIGQEPYTMDPSKNVTSDTLIYLNHIFEGLVSKDKDGKVIPAAAESWNVSADGLVYTFHLRKDAYWSDGNPVLAKDFVYSFRRLFDPNTKSKFAYQYSFIKNSKDVLSGKIETKYLGVEAIDDYTLEIILDMPLAYFIEILSYPTFYPLREDIIKLYEDNWTEKPETFIGNGAFKVVERKIDNNIIMEKNEFYWNNKEVIPSRLEFILKNDPQYSLNSVKNGFLHFSRSFPIENIVSLQRSGYIHNVPRIGTYFYFINNTNKVLSDVNVRKALSLVIDRNYIVENITRNGEKPAAAFVPYGIPGFFGDFRENGGDYIDISKGSYEDNVKEAKRLMILAGYPNGNDFPVMTLKTTYGIHRDIFEAIQKMWKENLGIDINIEELELSDLFTQRFDKNFEIASGTWNGDFNDPINFLSVFLSTSPNNNSVYSNTRYDDLIKTAALITDSSHRMMTMHKAEELLINDMAIIPIYFSNEPILVSPKLKGVLYDSMGQHSFVRAYLED; from the coding sequence ATGTTAACAAAATATTATATTTATATAATTATTCTGATGTCTGTAATTATATCATGTACAAAAATGGAAGAAAGCATTACCGACAGTCCTCCTTCAGGAAAGTATTTTTCATTGCTGATAAATATAGGTCAGGAACCATATACTATGGATCCTAGTAAAAATGTAACATCAGATACTTTAATATATTTAAATCATATATTTGAAGGATTAGTTAGTAAGGATAAAGACGGTAAAGTAATACCGGCAGCCGCTGAAAGTTGGAATGTAAGTGCTGACGGACTTGTGTACACATTTCATTTAAGAAAAGATGCTTATTGGTCTGACGGCAATCCTGTTTTAGCAAAAGATTTTGTTTATTCTTTCAGGAGGCTATTTGATCCTAATACAAAAAGCAAATTCGCATATCAATATAGTTTTATAAAAAATTCTAAAGATGTACTTAGCGGTAAAATAGAAACAAAATATTTGGGTGTTGAAGCTATAGATGATTATACATTAGAGATAATATTAGATATGCCTTTAGCTTATTTTATTGAAATTTTATCATATCCTACATTTTATCCTTTAAGAGAAGATATAATAAAACTGTATGAAGATAATTGGACAGAAAAGCCTGAAACTTTTATAGGAAATGGGGCATTTAAAGTTGTAGAGAGAAAAATAGATAATAATATTATAATGGAAAAAAATGAATTTTATTGGAATAATAAAGAAGTTATACCAAGCAGGCTAGAGTTCATATTAAAAAATGATCCTCAATACTCTTTGAACTCTGTAAAAAATGGTTTTCTTCATTTTTCAAGAAGCTTTCCAATAGAGAATATAGTATCATTGCAAAGATCTGGATATATACACAATGTGCCTAGAATAGGAACATATTTTTATTTTATAAATAATACAAATAAAGTATTATCTGATGTAAATGTGAGAAAAGCATTATCCCTTGTAATTGATAGAAATTATATAGTTGAAAATATCACTAGAAATGGAGAAAAACCAGCAGCGGCTTTTGTACCTTATGGCATACCTGGATTTTTTGGAGATTTTAGAGAAAATGGCGGTGATTATATAGATATAAGCAAAGGAAGTTATGAGGATAATGTTAAAGAAGCAAAGAGACTTATGATACTTGCCGGTTATCCTAATGGTAATGATTTTCCTGTTATGACTTTAAAAACAACTTATGGAATACATAGAGATATATTTGAGGCTATACAAAAAATGTGGAAGGAAAATTTAGGTATTGATATAAATATAGAAGAATTAGAGTTATCTGATTTATTCACTCAAAGATTTGATAAAAATTTTGAAATAGCAAGCGGAACTTGGAATGGGGATTTTAATGATCCTATAAATTTTCTTTCGGTATTTTTAAGTACATCGCCCAATAATAATAGTGTTTATAGTAATACAAGATATGATGATCTTATAAAAACAGCAGCATTAATTACAGATTCATCTCATAGAATGATGACTATGCATAAAGCTGAAGAATTATTAATTAATGATATGGCAATAATACCTATATATTTTTCTAATGAACCAATATTGGTATCGCCAAAATTAAAAGGTGTTTTGTATGATTCTATGGGACAGCATAGTTTTGTCAGAGCATATTTAGAAGATTAA
- a CDS encoding cache domain-containing protein, translating into MNSKNNLNIKISLFIIIPIIFIIIICSIITIIYTYNISKDMSLSAIDQISEIKLLNMKDVINNELNFIKSIKIVSEELYSSNIRNRKIYESFMDKFAKNISENAEAVFLLFLPNAIDDDNIYRNDSLYKNINGQFGIYIGKDKDGNISRLDAENLELKSSFIEKAIEKNEMYITPIYTVQMQNKYKQIQTYIMPIYSNDDKIIGIIGLDMSSGSMNFYKENDISITLFDENGNIIYCNTDIEIIGENFTNLYHPYNNYNVMDIINSNESLIIEKYNFKNLNRYFYIVKPIELFDNVHWGIEVAVPSAMVLKNNNKMFIMIGIMISVMIILIIIIIPNIINRKVIPVINFINKNKYKTKSYNIKSDNIITDMNSDNNNTIEYLNNIIDVLKDNQYKISHNSKPEVPNDDKSNNNYKFVNGISDNYKSINDESEELKNIIEYFKLIK; encoded by the coding sequence ATGAACAGCAAAAATAATTTAAATATTAAAATAAGTTTATTTATTATAATACCTATAATATTTATAATAATAATATGCAGTATTATAACTATTATATATACATATAATATTTCTAAAGATATGTCATTATCTGCAATAGATCAAATATCTGAAATTAAATTACTAAATATGAAAGATGTTATCAATAATGAATTAAATTTCATTAAAAGTATAAAAATTGTGTCGGAAGAATTATATAGCAGTAATATAAGAAATAGAAAGATATATGAAAGCTTTATGGATAAATTTGCTAAAAATATAAGTGAAAATGCTGAAGCGGTTTTTTTGCTTTTTCTTCCAAATGCAATTGATGATGACAATATATATAGAAATGACAGTTTGTATAAAAATATAAACGGACAATTTGGAATATATATTGGCAAAGATAAAGACGGTAATATATCAAGACTTGATGCTGAAAATTTAGAATTAAAATCATCATTTATAGAAAAGGCAATAGAGAAAAATGAAATGTATATAACTCCAATATATACTGTTCAGATGCAAAACAAGTATAAGCAGATTCAAACTTATATAATGCCTATATATTCTAATGATGATAAAATTATAGGTATAATTGGTTTGGATATGAGTTCTGGTAGTATGAATTTTTATAAAGAAAATGATATATCTATTACTTTATTTGATGAGAATGGAAATATTATTTACTGTAACACTGATATTGAAATTATAGGCGAAAATTTTACTAATTTATATCATCCGTATAATAATTATAATGTAATGGATATTATAAATTCTAATGAAAGTTTAATAATAGAAAAATACAATTTCAAAAATTTAAATAGATATTTTTATATTGTAAAGCCTATAGAGTTATTTGATAATGTGCATTGGGGTATTGAGGTGGCAGTACCGTCAGCTATGGTATTAAAAAATAATAATAAAATGTTTATAATGATAGGAATTATGATTTCTGTGATGATTATTTTAATAATTATTATAATACCTAATATTATAAATAGAAAAGTAATACCTGTAATAAATTTTATTAATAAGAACAAATATAAAACGAAATCATATAATATAAAATCAGATAATATAATTACAGATATGAATTCAGATAATAATAACACTATAGAATATTTGAATAATATTATTGATGTATTGAAAGATAATCAATATAAGATTTCTCATAATTCTAAGCCTGAAGTTCCAAATGATGATAAATCAAATAATAATTATAAATTTGTAAATGGTATTTCTGATAACTATAAATCCATTAACGATGAATCTGAAGAGTTAAAGAATATAATAGAATATTTTAAACTAATAAAATAA
- a CDS encoding methyl-accepting chemotaxis protein yields MNSKNNLNIKISLFILIPIVTIVLIFGIMNTIYIYKITEEMTLFIISQMSEKEIYEIENIISVELNYLDNIKYSVENLYNYNVRKREVYEDLMNRFAHEMSTNAVSVSLMFFTNIIDNDSMYINNPLYQDIKGRFVVTLVKDAENNISRINLRESDLEYTYLNTTITSRKPYITTLNYYPIQGKYKPMYTYSIPIFSKDNELIGVSSLNLSLDNIMFYEDTNGFTISLFNEKGNIMYCTTDIYSIGENITNLSDVYGSSDLENTIYSNTAIWKESYNEKTSSKYFNIFTPIHIFDDLYWGIELAVDSKADFFNHYKIIMIIWIIITAVIIILMFIIVPFVINKKILSVMNNLNDNIMKIREGDISWRISDKYLNMNDEMGNMSREIDKTIIYLNNLVRTVKIKADKISENSNNISELVYKINNSINNNEIKENHNSKIVNNVNENSKSLLKESNDLQKIIKYFRLRE; encoded by the coding sequence ATGAATAGCAAAAATAATTTAAATATTAAAATAAGTTTATTTATTTTAATACCTATTGTAACAATAGTATTAATATTTGGTATTATGAATACAATATATATATATAAAATTACAGAGGAAATGACCTTATTTATAATATCTCAAATGTCTGAAAAAGAAATATATGAAATAGAAAATATAATCAGTGTTGAATTAAATTATCTTGATAATATAAAATATTCTGTAGAAAATTTATATAACTATAATGTTAGAAAAAGAGAAGTATATGAAGATTTAATGAATAGATTTGCCCATGAAATGAGTACTAATGCTGTATCCGTATCTTTAATGTTTTTTACCAATATAATTGATAATGACAGTATGTATATTAATAATCCTCTCTATCAAGATATTAAAGGCAGATTTGTAGTTACTTTAGTTAAAGATGCTGAAAATAATATATCTAGAATTAACCTAAGAGAGTCTGATTTAGAATATACTTATTTGAATACTACTATAACAAGCAGAAAACCTTATATTACAACTTTGAATTATTATCCTATACAAGGTAAATACAAACCTATGTATACATATTCAATACCAATATTTTCCAAAGATAATGAATTAATTGGAGTATCTTCTTTGAATTTATCTTTGGACAATATAATGTTTTATGAAGATACAAACGGATTTACAATATCTCTATTTAATGAAAAAGGTAATATTATGTACTGTACCACAGATATATACAGTATAGGAGAAAATATTACTAATTTATCGGATGTATATGGAAGCAGTGATTTAGAAAATACAATATATTCTAATACTGCTATTTGGAAAGAATCGTATAATGAAAAAACTTCAAGTAAATATTTCAATATTTTTACTCCTATTCATATTTTTGATGATTTATATTGGGGAATAGAATTAGCGGTTGATAGTAAGGCAGATTTTTTTAATCATTATAAAATTATAATGATAATATGGATTATTATTACGGCGGTGATCATTATTTTAATGTTTATTATTGTACCATTCGTTATTAATAAAAAAATATTGTCAGTAATGAATAATTTAAATGATAATATCATGAAAATAAGGGAAGGTGATATATCTTGGAGAATTTCTGACAAATATTTAAATATGAATGATGAAATGGGGAATATGAGCAGAGAAATTGATAAAACAATAATATACTTAAATAACTTGGTTAGAACTGTAAAAATAAAAGCTGATAAAATTTCGGAAAACTCGAATAATATATCTGAGTTAGTATATAAAATTAATAACAGCATCAATAACAATGAAATAAAAGAAAATCATAATTCTAAGATTGTAAATAATGTAAATGAAAATTCAAAATCTCTTTTAAAAGAATCAAATGATTTACAAAAAATAATAAAATATTTTAGATTAAGAGAGTAA
- a CDS encoding ATP-dependent helicase: MNILDNVSEVQREGILHTGSPLLLLAGAGSGKTLVITRKIAYLINELEAAPENIMAVTFTNKAAHEMKDRVCDLLPDIKPSRLFIRTFHSACLRILKENAHFLGYKSNFLILDEGDKASVIKRIMKEEEVPKSISQKLITRFISNVKNSIDDGIVFDRDIFENVYKKYTEYELNENVMDFDDLILNTIKLFEQESKVLNYYRNRFKYILVDEFQDTNPQQYKLIKLLTQDAENDLTVVGDDDQSIYAFRGADVLNILDFEKDYPNTKVIRLEENYRCPKDIVEAALSVIKNNTNRHEKNVFSNKPNEFKIENWICYSDLEEARSVVNEIESLFDNGFEARDIVVLFRTNSQSRAYEKELRLHSINYKIVGGVGFFERTEIKDAISFLRLMIGFGDNFSVRRTINIPPRGIGEKSFSNFETFANTRKLTLYNAIDYIDEAGLTKKVISNMKAYKNIIEEYAVKIKEDIINEEGIHIELLFFEFLKDIDYFSIFKNDGNERVITAEENIKELFRGFYDYKAMEPNASLITFLEENTLYRDINTNDDKEDYVTLMTIHNAKGLEFDVVFMTGMEQGVFPHYFSLEEEKGIYEERRLCYVGITRARRKLYLTYSKRRRISTGIMEQIPSSFLMEIPKKLMLIKEKANYYSGNYIDIDEDAFDY, from the coding sequence ATGAATATACTTGACAATGTGAGCGAAGTCCAAAGAGAAGGAATACTGCATACAGGAAGTCCATTACTTCTTCTAGCAGGTGCAGGAAGCGGTAAGACTTTAGTTATTACCAGAAAAATAGCATATCTTATCAATGAGCTTGAAGCAGCTCCTGAAAATATAATGGCTGTAACTTTTACTAATAAAGCTGCACATGAGATGAAAGATAGAGTATGCGATTTGCTTCCAGATATTAAACCAAGCAGATTATTTATTAGAACTTTTCACTCTGCATGTCTAAGGATATTAAAAGAGAATGCCCATTTCCTAGGATATAAATCCAATTTTCTTATTTTAGATGAAGGAGATAAAGCATCAGTTATTAAAAGAATTATGAAAGAAGAGGAAGTTCCAAAGAGTATATCACAGAAACTTATAACAAGATTTATATCTAATGTAAAAAATTCAATAGATGACGGTATAGTTTTCGACAGAGATATTTTTGAAAATGTTTATAAAAAATATACAGAGTATGAACTTAATGAAAATGTAATGGATTTTGATGATTTAATTTTAAATACTATAAAATTATTTGAACAAGAAAGTAAGGTTTTAAATTATTATAGAAACAGATTTAAATATATTTTGGTAGATGAGTTTCAGGATACTAATCCTCAGCAGTATAAATTAATAAAATTATTAACGCAGGATGCAGAAAATGATTTAACGGTTGTAGGAGATGATGATCAGAGTATATATGCCTTCAGAGGAGCAGATGTTTTGAATATACTTGATTTTGAAAAGGATTATCCTAATACAAAGGTAATTCGTCTTGAGGAAAATTATAGATGCCCTAAAGATATTGTAGAAGCAGCTTTGAGTGTCATAAAAAATAATACTAATCGTCATGAAAAGAATGTATTTTCAAATAAGCCTAATGAGTTTAAAATAGAAAATTGGATTTGCTATAGTGATTTAGAAGAGGCTAGAAGTGTAGTTAATGAAATAGAATCTTTATTTGATAATGGGTTTGAGGCAAGGGATATTGTTGTATTATTTAGAACTAATAGCCAATCAAGGGCTTATGAAAAGGAATTAAGACTTCATTCTATTAATTATAAAATAGTAGGAGGAGTTGGATTCTTTGAGCGTACTGAAATAAAAGATGCAATTTCTTTTTTAAGGCTTATGATAGGTTTCGGCGATAACTTCAGTGTAAGAAGAACTATCAATATTCCGCCTAGAGGAATAGGAGAAAAGAGCTTCAGCAATTTTGAGACTTTTGCAAATACCAGAAAATTAACTCTTTACAACGCTATTGATTATATTGATGAAGCAGGACTTACAAAAAAAGTTATTTCAAATATGAAAGCCTATAAAAACATTATAGAAGAATATGCTGTGAAAATAAAAGAAGATATTATCAATGAAGAAGGTATTCATATAGAGTTATTATTCTTTGAGTTTTTAAAAGATATAGATTATTTTTCAATATTTAAGAATGATGGAAACGAGAGAGTAATAACTGCAGAAGAAAATATAAAAGAGCTTTTCAGAGGTTTTTATGATTATAAAGCAATGGAGCCTAATGCCTCACTTATAACATTTTTAGAAGAAAATACTCTATACAGAGATATAAATACAAATGATGATAAAGAAGATTATGTAACATTGATGACTATTCATAATGCTAAAGGATTGGAATTTGATGTAGTGTTTATGACAGGAATGGAGCAGGGAGTTTTTCCGCATTATTTCTCACTTGAGGAAGAAAAAGGTATCTATGAAGAGAGGAGGCTTTGTTATGTTGGCATAACAAGGGCAAGAAGAAAACTTTATCTTACATACTCAAAGAGAAGAAGAATAAGCACTGGTATAATGGAGCAGATACCTTCCTCATTTTTAATGGAGATACCAAAAAAATTAATGCTCATAAAAGAAAAGGCTAATTATTATTCTGGTAATTATATTGATATAGACGAAGATGCTTTTGATTATTGA